Proteins co-encoded in one Setaria viridis chromosome 9, Setaria_viridis_v4.0, whole genome shotgun sequence genomic window:
- the LOC117841038 gene encoding steroid (22S)-hydroxylase isoform X1 has translation MMASITSELLFFLPFILLALLTFYTTTVAKCHGAHRWRPTKKKRPNLPPGAPGWPLVGETFGYLRPHPATSVGRFMEQHVARYGKIYRSSLFGERTVVSADAGLNRYILQNEGRLFECSYPRSIGGILGKWSMLVLVGDAHREMRAISLNFLSSVRLRAVLLPEVERHTLLVLRSWPPADGAFSAQHEAKKFTFNLMAKNIMSMDPGEEETERLRLEYITFMKGVVSAPLNFPGTAYWKALKSRASILGVIERKMEDRLEKMSKENSSVEEDDLLGWALKQSNLSKEQILDLLLSLLFAGHETSSMALALAIFFLEGCPKAVQELREEHLEIARRQRLRGASKLSWEDYKEMVFTQCVINETLRLGNVVRFLHRKVIRDVHYNGYDIPRGWKILPVLAAVHLDSSLYEDPNQFNPWRWKEHGPDTKGNVRRPHVCPISSWSDRKRRASLPAALSLRRFQDHMVQLGNERHVGSLESSQQSAWNPSVANTSLILYPPQTDGDVRRRRQRP, from the exons ATGATGGCCTCCATAACCAGCgagctcctcttcttcctccccttcatcctGCTGGCCCTCCTCACCTTCTACACCACCACCGTCGCCAAATGCCACGGCGCCCACCGGTGGCGGCCGACGAAGAAGAAGCGGCCGAACCTGccccccggcgcccccggcTGGCCCTTGGTCGGCGAGACCTTCGGCTACCTCCGCCCCCACCCGGCCACCTCCGTCGGCCGCTTCATGGAGCAGCACGTCGCACg GTACGGGAAGATATACCGGTCGAGCCTGTTCGGGGAGCGGACGGTGGTGTCGGCGGACGCGGGGCTGAACCGCTACATCCTGCAGAACGAGGGGCGTCTGTTCGAGTGCAGCTACCCGCGCAGCATCGGCGGCATCCTGGGCAAGTGGTCCATGCTGGTGCTCGTGGGGGACGCGCACCGGGAGATGCGCGCCATCTCGCTCAACTTCCTCAGCTccgtccgcctccgcgccgtgcTGCTCCCGGAGGTCGAGCGGCACACACTGCTGGTCCTCCGGTCATGGCCGCCCGCAGACGGCGCCTTCTCCGCCCAGCACGAGGCCAAGAAG TTCACGTTTAACCTGATGGCGAAGAACATAATGAGCATGGACCCCGGCGAGGAGGAGACGGAGCGGCTGCGGCTGGAGTACATCACCTTCATGAAGGGCGTCGTGTCCGCGCCGCTCAACTTCCCGGGCACGGCCTACTGGAAGGCGCTCAAG tCACGCGCGTCCATACTTGGAGTAATAGAGAGGAAAATGGAGGATAGGCTTGAGAAAATGAGCAAGGAGAACTCAAGTGTAGAGGAAGATGATCTTCTTGGATGGGCGCTGAAGCAATCCAATCTCTCGAAGGAACAGATCCTGGACCTCTTGCTGAGCCTGCTCTTCGCCGGGCACGAGACGTCGTCAATGGCACTAGCCCtcgccatcttcttccttgaagGATGCCCTAAGGCTGTCCAAGAACTCCGG GAAGAGCATCTCGAGATTGCAAGGAGACAAAGGCTACGAGGGGCGTCCAAATTGAGCTGGGAAGACTACAAGGAGATGGTTTTCACGCAATGT GTTATAAATGAGACATTGAGACTTGGCAACGTTGTCAGGTTCCTGCACCGGAAGGTCATCCGAGATGTGCATTACAATG GGTACGACATACCGAGGGGATGGAAAATTCTTCCGGTACTGGCGGCGGTACATCTGGATTCGTCGTTGTACGAGGACCCCAATCAGTTCAACCCTTGGAGATGGAAG GAGCATGGGCCTGACACGAAAGGGAATGTTCGACGCCCACACGTGTGCCCGATCTCGTCGTGGTCCGATCGAAAGAGACGTGCTAGTTTGCCAGCTGCACTCTCCCTCCGACGATTCCAAGATCATATGGTCCAATTGGGAAACGAACGGCACGTTGGAAGCTTGGAATCCAGCCAGCAGAGTGCGTGGAATCCATCCGTCGCCAACACATCGCTAATTCTTTATCCGCCGCAAACCGATGGGGATGTCCGGCGCCGTCGTCAGCGCCCCTAG
- the LOC117841038 gene encoding steroid (22S)-hydroxylase isoform X2, which produces MMASITSELLFFLPFILLALLTFYTTTVAKCHGAHRWRPTKKKRPNLPPGAPGWPLVGETFGYLRPHPATSVGRFMEQHVARYGKIYRSSLFGERTVVSADAGLNRYILQNEGRLFECSYPRSIGGILGKWSMLVLVGDAHREMRAISLNFLSSVRLRAVLLPEVERHTLLVLRSWPPADGAFSAQHEAKKFTFNLMAKNIMSMDPGEEETERLRLEYITFMKGVVSAPLNFPGTAYWKALKSRASILGVIERKMEDRLEKMSKENSSVEEDDLLGWALKQSNLSKEQILDLLLSLLFAGHETSSMALALAIFFLEGCPKAVQELREEHLEIARRQRLRGASKLSWEDYKEMVFTQCVINETLRLGNVVRFLHRKVIRDVHYNGYDIPRGWKILPVLAAVHLDSSLYEDPNQFNPWRWKSNAPSSFMPYGGGPRLCAGSELAKLEMAIFLHHLVLNFRWELAEPDRAFVYPFVDFPKGLPIRVQRIAGEHSVLTESTAT; this is translated from the exons ATGATGGCCTCCATAACCAGCgagctcctcttcttcctccccttcatcctGCTGGCCCTCCTCACCTTCTACACCACCACCGTCGCCAAATGCCACGGCGCCCACCGGTGGCGGCCGACGAAGAAGAAGCGGCCGAACCTGccccccggcgcccccggcTGGCCCTTGGTCGGCGAGACCTTCGGCTACCTCCGCCCCCACCCGGCCACCTCCGTCGGCCGCTTCATGGAGCAGCACGTCGCACg GTACGGGAAGATATACCGGTCGAGCCTGTTCGGGGAGCGGACGGTGGTGTCGGCGGACGCGGGGCTGAACCGCTACATCCTGCAGAACGAGGGGCGTCTGTTCGAGTGCAGCTACCCGCGCAGCATCGGCGGCATCCTGGGCAAGTGGTCCATGCTGGTGCTCGTGGGGGACGCGCACCGGGAGATGCGCGCCATCTCGCTCAACTTCCTCAGCTccgtccgcctccgcgccgtgcTGCTCCCGGAGGTCGAGCGGCACACACTGCTGGTCCTCCGGTCATGGCCGCCCGCAGACGGCGCCTTCTCCGCCCAGCACGAGGCCAAGAAG TTCACGTTTAACCTGATGGCGAAGAACATAATGAGCATGGACCCCGGCGAGGAGGAGACGGAGCGGCTGCGGCTGGAGTACATCACCTTCATGAAGGGCGTCGTGTCCGCGCCGCTCAACTTCCCGGGCACGGCCTACTGGAAGGCGCTCAAG tCACGCGCGTCCATACTTGGAGTAATAGAGAGGAAAATGGAGGATAGGCTTGAGAAAATGAGCAAGGAGAACTCAAGTGTAGAGGAAGATGATCTTCTTGGATGGGCGCTGAAGCAATCCAATCTCTCGAAGGAACAGATCCTGGACCTCTTGCTGAGCCTGCTCTTCGCCGGGCACGAGACGTCGTCAATGGCACTAGCCCtcgccatcttcttccttgaagGATGCCCTAAGGCTGTCCAAGAACTCCGG GAAGAGCATCTCGAGATTGCAAGGAGACAAAGGCTACGAGGGGCGTCCAAATTGAGCTGGGAAGACTACAAGGAGATGGTTTTCACGCAATGT GTTATAAATGAGACATTGAGACTTGGCAACGTTGTCAGGTTCCTGCACCGGAAGGTCATCCGAGATGTGCATTACAATG GGTACGACATACCGAGGGGATGGAAAATTCTTCCGGTACTGGCGGCGGTACATCTGGATTCGTCGTTGTACGAGGACCCCAATCAGTTCAACCCTTGGAGATGGAAG AGCAATGCGCCGAGCAGCTTCATGCCGTACGGCGGCGGGCCGCGCCTGTGCGCGGGGTCAGAGCTGGCGAAGCTGGAGATGGCCATCTTCCTGCACCACCTGGTGCTCAACTTCCGGTGGGAGCTGGCGGAGCCGGACCGGGCCTTCGTCTACCCCTTCGTCGACTTCCCCAAGGGCCTGCCGATCAGGGTCCAGAGGATCGCCGGCGAACACAGCGTTTTGACCGAGAGCACAGCGACGTAG